Proteins encoded by one window of Lactobacillus sp. ESL0684:
- a CDS encoding proline-specific peptidase family protein, whose protein sequence is MKTGTKIITLDNGYHLWTNTQGDGDIHLLALHGGPGGNHEYWEDTAEQLKKQGLNVQVTMYDQLGSLYSDQPDYDDPAIAKKYLTYEYFLDEVDEVRAKLGLDNIYLIGQSWGGLLVQEYAVKYGQHLKGAIISSMVDEIDEYVASVNRRRQEVLPQTEIDFMHECEANNNYDNQRYQDDVQILNINFVDRKQPSKLYHLGDIGGSAVYNAFQGDNEFVITGKLKDWHFRDQLDKITAPTLITFGENETMPIATAKTMQQLIPNSRLVTTPNGGHHHMVDNPDVYYKHLADFIKQVETGTFKGE, encoded by the coding sequence GCGACATCCACTTATTAGCACTGCATGGTGGTCCTGGCGGCAATCATGAATATTGGGAAGATACTGCTGAACAACTAAAAAAGCAAGGTTTGAATGTACAAGTTACGATGTACGACCAGCTTGGCTCACTTTATTCTGACCAACCAGATTACGACGATCCGGCCATTGCCAAAAAATATCTAACTTACGAATACTTCTTAGATGAAGTAGACGAAGTACGTGCAAAACTTGGTTTAGACAATATTTATCTTATCGGTCAAAGTTGGGGTGGCCTCCTAGTCCAAGAATACGCGGTTAAATATGGTCAGCATCTTAAGGGCGCAATTATTTCTTCCATGGTCGATGAAATTGACGAATACGTTGCCTCGGTTAATCGCCGCCGCCAAGAAGTATTGCCACAAACTGAAATCGACTTTATGCACGAATGTGAAGCAAACAATAATTATGACAATCAACGCTACCAAGATGATGTTCAAATTCTCAACATCAACTTCGTTGATCGCAAGCAGCCTTCTAAACTTTATCATCTAGGCGATATTGGTGGTTCAGCTGTTTACAATGCTTTTCAGGGTGATAATGAATTTGTAATTACTGGTAAGTTAAAGGACTGGCACTTTAGAGATCAGCTAGACAAGATTACTGCTCCAACTTTAATTACCTTTGGCGAAAATGAAACTATGCCAATCGCTACTGCTAAAACAATGCAGCAACTAATTCCTAATTCCCGATTGGTAACCACTCCAAATGGTGGTCATCATCATATGGTAGATAATCCTGACGTCTATTACAAACACCTAGCCGACTTTATTAAACAAGTCGAAACCGGCACTTTCAAAGGAGAATAA